A genomic region of Pontibaca methylaminivorans contains the following coding sequences:
- a CDS encoding oxidoreductase translates to MTGDPLLQPFRLKHLTLRNRIMTTAHEPAYAEGGLPMERYIAYHAERARGGIALAMTAGSTSVSRDSPPAFNNILAYRDEVVPWIRRLADACHEHGAAVMIQLTHLGRRTRWDTGDWLPSLSPSRHREPAHRAFPKLIEDWDMERIKADFADAAERMQQGGMDGIEIEAYGHLLDQFWSPLTNDLDGAYGGDALDNRMRFSVEVLEAIRARVGKDFIVGIRHVADEAAPGGIDAAEGLEIVRRLSASGLVDFLNVIRGRIHTDPALTEVIPIQGMKSAPHLDFAGRIRRETALPVFHAARIQDVATARHAVGEGLLDMVGMTRAHIADPHIVAKIIGGHEADIRPCVGANYCLDRIYQGGEALCIHNAATGRELSLPHVIGPASDPLRIVIVGAGPGGLEAARVAACRGHEVTVFEAAPAPGGQVRLLAQSPRRREMIGIIDWRMEQCTARDVEFRFSTWAEADDVTACAPDVVIVATGGMPQTRLFEQRSEQAELVTCWDIIAGDVKPAGDVLIHDESGDPPALQAAEIAAEAGARVELMTPDRTLAPEVMGMNLVPYMRALQGREVRFTLGRRLLGVARAGNRIEAVIGSDYGGAVERATYDMVVLNYGTQPLDELYFELKPLSVNGGAVDHEALLSGRAQRMVRNPEGTFRLFRIGDAVSSRNIHAAIHDALRLMQAI, encoded by the coding sequence ATGACGGGGGATCCGCTGTTGCAGCCGTTCCGGCTGAAGCATCTGACGCTCAGGAACCGGATCATGACCACCGCGCATGAGCCCGCCTATGCCGAGGGCGGCCTGCCGATGGAGCGTTACATCGCCTATCACGCCGAACGCGCGCGGGGTGGCATCGCCCTTGCCATGACGGCGGGATCGACCTCGGTCAGCCGCGACAGCCCGCCGGCCTTCAACAATATCCTGGCCTATCGCGACGAGGTGGTGCCCTGGATCCGCCGGCTTGCGGATGCCTGTCACGAGCACGGCGCGGCGGTGATGATCCAGCTTACGCATCTGGGGCGGCGCACGCGCTGGGACACCGGCGACTGGCTGCCCTCGCTGTCCCCGTCCCGCCACCGCGAACCCGCGCATCGCGCCTTTCCCAAGTTGATCGAGGATTGGGACATGGAGCGCATCAAGGCCGATTTCGCGGACGCGGCCGAGCGCATGCAGCAGGGCGGCATGGACGGCATCGAAATCGAAGCCTACGGCCACCTGCTCGATCAGTTCTGGTCGCCGCTGACCAACGATCTGGACGGTGCTTACGGCGGTGATGCGCTTGACAACCGGATGCGGTTTTCGGTCGAGGTTCTGGAAGCGATCCGCGCCCGTGTGGGAAAGGATTTCATCGTCGGCATCCGCCATGTGGCGGACGAGGCCGCGCCGGGCGGGATCGACGCGGCCGAGGGGCTCGAGATCGTCCGCCGCCTGTCCGCATCGGGGCTGGTCGATTTCCTGAACGTGATTCGCGGGCGCATCCATACCGATCCGGCCCTGACGGAGGTGATCCCGATCCAGGGGATGAAAAGCGCCCCGCATCTGGACTTTGCCGGCCGGATCCGGCGCGAGACGGCCCTGCCGGTGTTCCATGCCGCGCGGATTCAGGATGTGGCGACCGCGCGCCACGCGGTGGGCGAGGGGCTGCTTGACATGGTGGGCATGACGCGGGCCCATATCGCCGACCCCCATATCGTCGCGAAGATCATCGGCGGGCATGAAGCGGACATCCGCCCCTGTGTCGGCGCGAATTACTGTCTCGACCGCATCTATCAGGGGGGCGAGGCGCTTTGCATCCATAATGCCGCGACGGGGCGGGAGCTGTCGCTTCCGCATGTGATCGGCCCGGCGTCCGACCCTTTGCGCATCGTCATTGTGGGCGCCGGGCCCGGCGGGCTCGAGGCGGCGCGGGTCGCGGCCTGCCGGGGGCATGAGGTGACCGTGTTCGAGGCCGCGCCCGCGCCGGGCGGCCAGGTGCGGCTGCTGGCGCAGAGCCCGCGCCGGCGCGAGATGATCGGCATCATCGACTGGCGCATGGAGCAATGCACCGCACGGGACGTGGAGTTCCGCTTTTCCACCTGGGCGGAAGCGGATGACGTGACCGCCTGCGCCCCGGACGTGGTGATTGTGGCGACGGGCGGGATGCCGCAGACGCGGCTGTTCGAGCAGCGCAGCGAGCAGGCGGAGCTTGTCACCTGCTGGGATATCATCGCCGGCGACGTGAAACCGGCGGGCGATGTGCTGATCCATGACGAAAGCGGCGATCCGCCCGCGCTTCAGGCCGCCGAAATCGCGGCAGAGGCCGGGGCGCGGGTCGAACTGATGACCCCCGACCGCACGCTTGCGCCCGAGGTGATGGGGATGAACCTCGTACCCTACATGCGGGCGCTGCAGGGGCGGGAGGTGCGTTTCACGCTCGGGCGCCGCCTGCTGGGGGTTGCGCGGGCCGGCAACCGGATCGAGGCGGTGATCGGCAGCGACTATGGCGGCGCGGTCGAGCGGGCCACCTATGACATGGTGGTGCTGAATTACGGCACGCAGCCGCTGGACGAGCTGTATTTCGAGCTGAAGCCGCTGTCCGTGAACGGCGGCGCGGTGGATCACGAGGCACTGCTTTCGGGCCGGGCGCAGCGGATGGTCCGGAACCCGGAGGGCACTTTCCGGCTGTTCCGCATCGGCGATGCCGTGTCCTCGCGCAATATCCATGCCGCGATCCATGATGCGCTGCGACTCATGCAGGCGATCTGA
- the fmt gene encoding methionyl-tRNA formyltransferase: MRVIFMGTPDFSVPALDALAEDGHEIVAVYCQPPRPAGRGKRDRKSPVHERAEVLGLCVRHPPSLKDATVQHDFVALGADVAVVVAYGLLLPPELLAAPAFGCLNIHASLLPRWRGAAPIHRAIMAGDSETGVSIMQMEAGLDTGPVLLTEAVPIRADDTTGSLHDRLAALGARLIVTALAGLDRLVPMAQPEASVTYAEKIDKAEARVDWTRPADEVGQRIRGLSPFPGAWCMIGEQRVKLLAAHVSDHAQRGAAPGEVLAGGDELIVACGSGALALTRLQRAGKGPQAAGDFLRGFPVAPGARL, encoded by the coding sequence ATGCGCGTCATCTTCATGGGGACGCCCGATTTCTCCGTGCCGGCGCTCGATGCGCTGGCGGAGGACGGGCACGAGATCGTTGCCGTCTATTGCCAGCCGCCCCGCCCGGCCGGCCGCGGCAAGCGCGACCGCAAGAGCCCGGTGCATGAGCGTGCCGAGGTGCTCGGGCTTTGCGTGCGCCATCCCCCGTCGCTGAAGGACGCCACCGTCCAGCATGATTTCGTCGCGCTGGGCGCCGATGTGGCGGTGGTTGTGGCCTATGGGTTGCTCCTGCCGCCCGAACTGCTGGCCGCGCCGGCGTTCGGGTGTCTCAATATCCACGCAAGCCTTCTGCCGCGCTGGCGGGGGGCCGCGCCGATTCATCGCGCGATCATGGCCGGCGACAGCGAAACCGGCGTTTCCATCATGCAGATGGAGGCGGGGCTCGATACCGGACCTGTCCTGCTGACCGAGGCAGTGCCGATCCGTGCGGATGACACGACCGGCAGCCTGCATGACCGGCTGGCCGCGCTCGGGGCGCGGCTGATCGTGACGGCGCTGGCCGGGCTCGACCGGCTTGTGCCGATGGCGCAGCCCGAGGCGAGCGTCACCTATGCCGAAAAGATCGACAAGGCCGAGGCCCGCGTGGACTGGACCCGGCCGGCCGACGAGGTCGGGCAGCGGATCCGCGGGCTGTCGCCGTTCCCGGGCGCCTGGTGCATGATCGGGGAACAGCGGGTCAAGCTGCTTGCGGCGCATGTTTCGGATCACGCGCAACGCGGCGCGGCGCCGGGCGAGGTGCTGGCGGGGGGCGACGAACTGATCGTCGCTTGCGGGAGCGGCGCGCTTGCGCTGACCCGGCTGCAACGTGCCGGGAAGGGGCCGCAGGCAGCCGGGGATTTCCTGCGCGGCTTTCCGGTGGCGCCCGGCGCGCGGCTCTGA